Proteins encoded together in one Telopea speciosissima isolate NSW1024214 ecotype Mountain lineage chromosome 6, Tspe_v1, whole genome shotgun sequence window:
- the LOC122665809 gene encoding uncharacterized protein LOC122665809, translated as MTEFLPHQVRFTSHLHRLLKKDTPPWSSVHTQAVKSLKALAQSLPTLQIPSTSLRIRQSDASDTQWGAVLLEEFPDKTRRVCGYRSGMFKPSEQHYHSTFKEILAVHRGIEKFQFFLIGHTFQLEMDMTAFPRMLQFKQKQLPESQLLRWAQ; from the coding sequence ATGACCGAGTTCTTGCCTCATCAGGTTCGCTTCACAAGTCATCTTCATCGACTCCTCAAGAAAGATACTCCGCCTTGGTCCTCTGTTCATACCCAGGCAGTCAAGTCTTTGAAGGCTCTAGCCCAGTCACTACCCACTCTGCAAATCCCCTCTACAAGTCTTCGCATCCGACAGTCCGATGCTAGTGATACCCAATGGGGTGCGGTTTTACTTGAAGAATTCCCAGACAAGACACGTCGTGTATGTGGATACCGTAGTGGAATGTTCAAGCCTTCTGAACAGCACTATCACTCTACATTCAAAGAGATTCTTGCAGTTCATCGTGGTATTGAGAAATTCCAATTCTTTCTCATTGGACACACATTCCAACTTGAAATGGACATGACAGCTTTTCCGAGGATGTTACAGTTCAAGCAGAAGCAACTCCCTGAATCTCAGTTGCTACGATGGGCTCAATGA